A single window of Pyxidicoccus xibeiensis DNA harbors:
- a CDS encoding TenA family transcriptional regulator, which produces MSSLTQEVVAPVSVLVVPVSEVPTRRYSPPPLKPTPHPLWLESMLASLKPDWDAACWPSLFRETAQGRHPPLRYWRRVLSHFFVIVENFPKYMGLSLAKTTYGKRDGDASCRRWLLQNLGVEAKHAEWYIDWMRAIGLPPEQVFAQQPLPEIQALHEHLLETCAHGTLAEGVAASNWAIEGVTGVWTEQCAEPFRAYAADGARIDAYSMMWLKAHARYDDLHPEEALEIIKLSTDAHSDEPARVQAAAQKTLRLYTAALHACCED; this is translated from the coding sequence ATGTCGTCGCTCACCCAGGAAGTGGTAGCGCCCGTCAGCGTCCTTGTGGTTCCGGTGTCGGAAGTCCCCACCCGCCGTTACAGTCCTCCGCCGCTGAAGCCCACGCCGCACCCCCTCTGGCTGGAGTCGATGCTGGCGTCGCTGAAGCCGGACTGGGACGCCGCCTGCTGGCCCTCGCTGTTCCGCGAGACGGCGCAGGGCCGGCACCCCCCGCTGCGCTACTGGCGGCGCGTGCTGTCCCACTTCTTCGTCATCGTCGAGAACTTCCCCAAGTACATGGGGCTGTCGCTGGCGAAGACGACGTACGGCAAGCGCGACGGTGACGCGAGCTGCCGCCGCTGGCTGCTGCAGAACCTGGGCGTCGAGGCGAAGCACGCCGAGTGGTACATCGACTGGATGCGCGCCATCGGCCTGCCGCCCGAGCAGGTCTTCGCCCAGCAGCCGCTGCCGGAAATCCAGGCCCTGCACGAGCACCTGCTGGAGACGTGCGCCCACGGCACCCTGGCCGAGGGCGTGGCCGCCTCCAACTGGGCCATCGAAGGTGTCACGGGGGTGTGGACGGAGCAGTGCGCGGAGCCCTTCCGCGCCTATGCCGCCGACGGGGCCCGCATCGACGCCTACTCCATGATGTGGCTCAAGGCCCACGCCCGCTACGACGACCTGCACCCGGAGGAGGCGCTCGAAATCATCAAGCTCTCCACCGACGCCCACTCCGACGAGCCCGCGCGCGTCCAGGCCGCCGCCCAAAAGACGCTCCGGCTGTACACCGCCGCGCTCCACGCCTGCTGCGAGGACTGA
- a CDS encoding NUDIX hydrolase, whose translation MTSDASATTALRALLAHHVATDDKEREDLERMRQFASTLQAPFSRAQASAHFTGSAVVVDPAGERVVMLHHGKLKRWLQPGGHADVADGGDMLATALREAREETGCRVHPHPAAPRPLDVDIHTIPARRDEPEHHHLDVRFLVAAENPEALVHDPAESTGVQWLTWDEALTRADEAPLRRMLEKARGVVARSR comes from the coding sequence ATGACCTCCGACGCCTCGGCCACCACCGCCCTGCGGGCCCTGCTCGCCCATCATGTCGCCACGGACGACAAGGAGCGCGAGGACCTGGAGCGCATGCGCCAGTTCGCCTCCACGCTGCAGGCGCCCTTCTCCCGCGCCCAGGCCTCGGCCCACTTCACCGGCAGCGCCGTGGTGGTGGACCCGGCGGGCGAGCGCGTGGTGATGCTGCACCACGGGAAGCTGAAGCGCTGGCTGCAGCCGGGCGGACATGCGGACGTGGCCGACGGTGGCGACATGCTGGCCACCGCGCTGCGCGAGGCGCGCGAGGAGACGGGCTGCCGCGTCCACCCGCACCCCGCCGCGCCCCGGCCGCTGGACGTGGACATCCACACCATTCCGGCGCGCCGTGACGAGCCGGAGCACCACCACCTGGACGTGCGCTTCCTGGTGGCGGCGGAGAACCCGGAGGCGCTGGTGCACGACCCGGCCGAGTCCACCGGCGTGCAGTGGCTCACCTGGGACGAGGCGCTCACCCGCGCCGACGAGGCGCCCCTGCGCCGCATGCTGGAGAAGGCCCGTGGAGTCGTGGCCCGCTCCCGATAG
- a CDS encoding sigma-54-dependent transcriptional regulator, protein MARILVIDDHDTLREGMAVTLTRSGHTVSAVRSGADGLAAYKKAPFDLVVTDLKMDGMDGIEVTKALRGLDAGAVVMVVTAFGTIETAVRAMQEGAYDFITKPFPPEVLRAKVDKGLELASTRRQVERLTARTAAHDADAARSHGSLVGDSEPMQRLVAQVRKAAHSEATVLVRGESGTGKELVARMVHTLSPRKDGPFVVVHCAALAETLLESELFGHERGAFTGAVKRKLGRFELADGGTLFLDEIGEIPASVQTKLLRVLQEKEIQRVGGEETLKVDVRVVSATHRDLQAEVKAGRFREDLYYRLHIVPLTLPPLRERPEDIAVLARHFVAKHAPKVNRRVTELDDSALRALARHAWPGNVRELENVIEQALVFAEGEVLTDADLPPHLTGSTPRMDAGLPVPHGDRPLPDILEDLERQLIARAYEKAGGVKTETARLLGIKTSALYYKLEKYGFLPKGTQPEEG, encoded by the coding sequence ATGGCGCGCATCCTCGTCATCGACGACCACGACACCCTGCGCGAGGGCATGGCCGTCACCCTCACCCGCTCCGGCCACACCGTCTCCGCCGTGCGCAGCGGCGCGGACGGCCTGGCCGCCTACAAGAAGGCGCCCTTCGACCTCGTCGTCACCGACCTGAAGATGGACGGCATGGACGGCATCGAGGTGACGAAGGCGCTCAGGGGCCTGGACGCCGGCGCCGTGGTCATGGTGGTGACGGCCTTCGGGACGATTGAGACGGCCGTGCGCGCCATGCAGGAGGGCGCCTACGACTTCATCACCAAGCCCTTCCCGCCCGAGGTGCTGCGCGCCAAGGTGGACAAGGGGCTGGAGCTGGCCAGCACGCGCAGGCAGGTGGAGCGGCTGACGGCGCGCACCGCCGCGCACGACGCGGACGCGGCCCGCTCGCACGGCAGCCTCGTGGGCGACAGCGAGCCCATGCAGCGGCTGGTGGCCCAGGTGCGCAAGGCGGCGCACAGCGAGGCCACGGTGCTGGTGCGCGGCGAGAGCGGCACCGGCAAGGAGCTGGTGGCCCGCATGGTCCACACGCTGTCGCCGCGCAAGGACGGGCCCTTCGTCGTGGTGCACTGCGCGGCGCTGGCGGAGACGCTGCTGGAGAGCGAGCTGTTCGGCCACGAGCGCGGCGCCTTCACCGGCGCGGTGAAGCGCAAGCTGGGCCGCTTCGAGCTCGCCGACGGCGGCACCCTCTTCCTGGACGAAATCGGGGAGATTCCCGCCTCCGTCCAGACGAAGCTCTTGCGCGTGCTGCAGGAGAAGGAAATCCAGCGCGTGGGCGGCGAGGAGACGCTGAAGGTCGACGTGCGCGTGGTGAGCGCCACCCATAGGGACTTGCAGGCCGAGGTGAAGGCGGGCCGCTTCCGCGAGGACCTCTACTACCGGCTGCACATCGTCCCGCTGACGCTGCCGCCCCTGCGCGAGCGGCCCGAGGACATCGCCGTGCTGGCGCGCCACTTCGTGGCCAAGCACGCGCCCAAGGTGAACCGCCGCGTGACGGAACTGGACGACAGCGCGCTGCGCGCCCTCGCCCGCCACGCGTGGCCCGGCAACGTGCGCGAATTGGAGAACGTCATCGAGCAGGCGCTCGTCTTCGCCGAGGGCGAGGTGCTCACCGACGCGGACCTGCCCCCGCACCTCACCGGGAGCACGCCGCGCATGGACGCGGGCCTGCCGGTGCCCCACGGCGACCGCCCCCTGCCCGACATCCTCGAGGACCTGGAGCGGCAGCTCATCGCCCGCGCCTACGAGAAGGCAGGCGGCGTGAAGACGGAGACCGCGCGCCTGCTCGGCATCAAGACGTCCGCGTTGTATTACAAGCTGGAGAAGTACGGCTTTCTCCCCAAGGGGACGCAACCCGAGGAGGGTTGA
- a CDS encoding coiled-coil domain-containing protein, with the protein MSPRPLALLLLCLVLGAPAWGASGLDAVRGKAQTARTEVRSLRSQQQALRDELNGLAARIEALKAERQGRLTAGPELEAALRRSQELSGSLTGLAQSVSAAEGESERAHLALHTALSEELARLRTAWDGTTDRAWRTKLLEAMRSARAERDAVRSALPASRVPALDRTTASGGDDPEDLLEQADTLRDTEDKVRERLKALRGRITEVREERDLDRRMNDFLGEESMFDEQDRRLRLRLSGDRVQVERSTNGRRGGEPMFQDAPGEAVPPASPSTDGNDPGTVTAPPPTSAPSARASDRRPQVETSRAQALAAGGPVDLTAMEAEAAKLEALARELEDRASSLERRAHELEAR; encoded by the coding sequence ATGAGCCCCCGCCCTCTTGCCCTCCTGCTGCTCTGCCTGGTGCTCGGCGCGCCCGCGTGGGGTGCGTCCGGGCTGGACGCGGTGCGTGGGAAGGCGCAGACGGCGCGCACGGAGGTGCGCTCGCTGCGCTCCCAGCAGCAGGCGCTGCGCGACGAGCTCAACGGGCTGGCGGCGCGAATCGAGGCGCTGAAGGCGGAGCGCCAGGGGCGGCTGACGGCGGGGCCGGAGCTGGAGGCGGCGCTGCGGCGCTCGCAGGAGCTGAGCGGCTCGCTCACCGGGCTGGCGCAGTCGGTGTCCGCGGCGGAGGGCGAGTCGGAGCGGGCGCACCTGGCGCTGCACACCGCGCTGTCCGAGGAGCTGGCGCGGCTGCGCACGGCGTGGGACGGGACGACGGACCGGGCCTGGCGCACGAAGCTCCTGGAGGCCATGCGCTCGGCGCGCGCGGAGCGTGACGCGGTCCGCTCGGCGCTGCCCGCCTCGCGGGTGCCCGCGCTGGACAGGACGACGGCGTCCGGCGGGGACGACCCCGAGGACCTGCTGGAGCAGGCGGACACGCTGCGCGACACCGAGGACAAGGTGCGCGAGCGGCTGAAGGCGCTGCGCGGGCGCATCACCGAGGTGCGCGAGGAGCGCGACCTGGACCGGCGCATGAACGACTTCCTCGGCGAGGAGTCGATGTTCGACGAGCAGGACCGGCGGCTGCGGCTGCGGCTGAGCGGCGACCGGGTGCAGGTGGAGCGGAGCACCAACGGCCGCCGCGGTGGCGAGCCCATGTTCCAGGACGCGCCCGGCGAAGCCGTCCCTCCGGCCTCCCCCTCCACCGACGGGAACGACCCGGGCACCGTCACCGCTCCGCCGCCCACGTCGGCGCCCTCGGCGCGCGCGAGCGACCGGCGGCCGCAGGTGGAGACCTCGCGGGCCCAGGCCCTGGCCGCGGGCGGCCCGGTGGACCTGACGGCGATGGAGGCCGAGGCCGCGAAGCTGGAGGCGCTCGCCCGGGAGCTGGAGGACCGCGCCTCCTCGCTGGAGCGCCGGGCCCACGAGCTGGAAGCGCGCTGA
- a CDS encoding tetratricopeptide repeat protein translates to MTDARLEQFKKMVADFPDSPMSHFSLGKLYLERRQYVDAARALEGAVRLDPTYAAALVALGDAWAGAGEADKAREVLGQAKQHALAQGHPGLAEEIDERIADL, encoded by the coding sequence ATGACTGACGCCCGGCTGGAGCAGTTCAAGAAGATGGTGGCCGACTTCCCGGACTCCCCCATGAGCCATTTCTCCCTCGGGAAGCTGTACCTGGAGCGCCGGCAGTACGTGGACGCCGCCCGGGCCCTGGAGGGCGCCGTCCGGCTGGACCCGACCTATGCCGCCGCCCTGGTGGCCCTGGGTGACGCCTGGGCCGGAGCGGGGGAGGCCGACAAGGCGCGCGAGGTGCTCGGCCAGGCGAAGCAGCACGCCCTGGCCCAGGGACACCCGGGGCTCGCCGAGGAGATCGACGAGCGCATCGCCGACCTCTGA
- the rsfS gene encoding ribosome silencing factor: protein MATKKKTGASKKSGSRAPAGRNKKTATGRTMPGKAPKAGKAGKAPAGKAPARKKTAGRAPARKKAKLPVAPSQPTGPAENPQAKALAQRIAQLLLDKKALDVVILDVRGMTSYADYFVIASAESDRQVSAMAENVQVQLKTEDNTLRPIGTEGLETGQWVLLDYGEVVAHLFLTDLRAHYDLEGLWADAAREKVA, encoded by the coding sequence ATGGCCACGAAGAAGAAGACAGGCGCGAGCAAGAAGAGCGGCAGCCGGGCCCCGGCGGGCCGGAACAAGAAGACGGCGACGGGCCGGACGATGCCCGGCAAGGCCCCCAAGGCCGGCAAGGCGGGCAAGGCCCCCGCGGGCAAGGCCCCCGCCCGCAAGAAGACTGCGGGCCGGGCCCCGGCGCGCAAGAAGGCGAAGCTGCCAGTCGCCCCGTCACAGCCCACCGGCCCCGCGGAGAACCCCCAGGCAAAGGCGCTGGCGCAGCGCATCGCCCAGCTGCTCCTCGACAAGAAAGCGCTGGACGTCGTCATCCTCGACGTGCGGGGCATGACGTCCTACGCGGACTACTTCGTCATCGCCTCCGCGGAGAGCGACCGCCAGGTGAGCGCCATGGCGGAGAACGTCCAGGTGCAGCTGAAGACGGAGGACAACACCCTGCGCCCCATCGGCACCGAGGGCCTGGAGACGGGCCAGTGGGTGCTGCTGGACTACGGCGAGGTGGTGGCGCACCTGTTCCTCACGGACCTGCGCGCGCACTATGACCTCGAGGGCCTCTGGGCGGACGCCGCGCGGGAGAAGGTGGCCTGA